A single window of uncultured Pseudodesulfovibrio sp. DNA harbors:
- the cysC gene encoding adenylyl-sulfate kinase — protein MSNNQYKCKFRGEVCRGHREMRNGYRAVTLWFCGLSGAGKSTIAHAVEKRLFDEGARTYTFDGDNVRHGLCGDLSFSPEGRAENIRRISEMTKLFMDAGTICLCAFITPEHDAQQRLREMHEDGDFFLVHVDCPVEVCEERDVKGYYKLAREGKIKNYTGISAPFDTPESPDLRLDTTACNIDECADQVLTFLKEKISLLDVK, from the coding sequence ATGTCTAATAATCAATACAAATGCAAATTCCGCGGAGAAGTCTGCCGAGGACACCGGGAAATGCGCAATGGATACCGCGCTGTGACTCTCTGGTTTTGCGGACTGTCCGGCGCCGGGAAATCAACCATAGCCCATGCCGTGGAAAAACGACTTTTTGATGAAGGGGCACGCACGTATACCTTTGACGGCGACAATGTTCGGCATGGACTGTGCGGCGATCTCTCGTTTTCACCAGAAGGCCGTGCAGAGAACATCCGACGCATCAGCGAAATGACAAAGCTCTTCATGGATGCCGGCACCATTTGCCTCTGTGCCTTTATCACCCCCGAACACGACGCACAGCAACGTCTCCGAGAGATGCATGAGGATGGGGACTTTTTCCTCGTCCATGTAGACTGCCCTGTGGAAGTCTGTGAAGAACGTGATGTAAAAGGATATTACAAGCTCGCCCGTGAAGGGAAAATCAAAAACTATACTGGAATCAGTGCGCCGTTTGACACTCCTGAATCACCAGATTTACGTTTGGATACAACGGCCTGTAATATCGATGAATGCGCCGATCAGGTCCTCACCTTTCTCAAAGAGAAAATCTCCCTTTTAGATGTGAAATAG